The following coding sequences lie in one Aricia agestis chromosome 18, ilAriAges1.1, whole genome shotgun sequence genomic window:
- the LOC121736150 gene encoding uncharacterized protein LOC121736150, with protein MGIKEDLDMDSEPTTPSERKKYIVVKNHVREIQSIKTDETTTETSAEEKDNSTKEVKVKKKKSKKSRSSSGSENSACEISVNDLNELRSVYSKCKAVIKKIETKYGHLLQTDEQSCSRISKHRLSSTECHCGSKRKIVYDDDGKQLYQNIDAEHHICPENVLNPTKSMHRSPGPLNVTMEDETSYELPDTISELNEMLREKQISNYLKHQIMQKMKYIREDHINILRYEKPSIIEKLKSNSSDIFEFEGSNLSSLPGYPEDKIS; from the coding sequence ATGGGTATTAAAGAAGATTTAGATATGGACAGTGAACCGACAACACCTTCGGAGAGAAAGAAGTACATTGTTGTTAAAAACCACGTGCGTGAAATCCAAAGTATCAAAACTGATGAAACAACTACAGAAACTAGTGCAGAAGAGAAAGATAATAGTACAAAGGAGgtaaaagtgaagaaaaaaaaaagtaaaaaatcacgTTCGTCATCAGGTAGTGAGAACAGTGCTTGTGAAATTAGTGTAAATGATCTGAATGAACTAAGAAGTGTTTACAGCAAGTGTAAGGCAGTGATAAAGAAAATTGAAACGAAGTATGGACATTTGTTGCAAACTGATGAGCAAAGTTGTTCTAGAATAAGTAAACATAGACTTAGTTCCACTGAATGTCACTGTGGCTCCAAAAGAAAAATTGTTTATGATGATGACGGCAAGCAattgtatcaaaatattgatGCAGAACATCATATTTGCCCTGAAAATGTTCTAAATCCAACAAAGAGCATGCATCGTTCCCCTGGACCCTTGAATGTTACTATGGAGGATGAAACCAGCTATGAATTACCCGACACTATATCAGAACTGAATGAAATGTTGCGGGAGAAAcaaattagtaattatttaaaacatcaAATCATGCAGAAGATGAAATATATCCGAGaagatcatattaatattttacgaTATGAAAAACCGAGCATAATAGAAAAATTGAAGTCTAATTCTAGTGATATTTTTGAATTTGAAGGTTCAAATTTGTCTTCCTTACCTGGTTATCCAGAGGATAAAATTTCATAG
- the LOC121736149 gene encoding PIN2/TERF1-interacting telomerase inhibitor 1, with protein MSMLAAPRRKQKVINLRAKNNEWSNDKNKFGQRMLEKMGWSEGKGLGANENGIVEHVIARYKNDEKGLGYVDRNDQWTKHEDDFNALLANLSNSSDQNLSQEVIHSGKSLESKSKKSKARIHYHKFTRGKDLARYSEKDLANIFGKKTLKPNENVEPANEENKEEKVFTEKGSMYDYFKNKMANISNSGSKLSKNNKDDEEIMDHCFQGFSNSNSSPQDSDEKESQSSNKHAVFSFYPQINVSVNQNDASSNGHLEESQNSKKKKKSKQKAITEAPSDQELPEGNDSNKKKKKKSKKRSQEEFVEQEEEQIVKKKKKKEKAPEEPVLEHADEPTEVTHKKKKKKNKKNDL; from the exons atgtcCATGCTTGCGGCTCCACGCCGCAAACAAAAAGTTATTAACCTACGAGCGAAGAATAACGAGTGGAGcaatgataaaaataaatttggaCAGCGAATGCTGGAGAAGATGGGTTGGAGCGAAGGTAAAGGCTTGGGGGCGAACGAAAATGGAATTGTTGAACATGTTATAGCGAGGTATAAAAATGACGAGAAGGGTTTGGGTTATGTGGACAGAAATGACCAATGGACGAAACATGAAGATGATTTTAACGCACTCTTAGCAAACCTATCTaata gCAGTGATCAGAACCTGTCACAGGAAGTTATTCACAGTGGAAAATCTTTAGAAAGTAAATCAAAGAAGAGTAAAGCCAGAATACACTACCACAAGTTTACTAGAGGCAAAGATTTAGCCAGATACAGTGAGAAAGACTTAGCAAATATCTTCGGAAAGAAAACTTTAAAACCCAATGAAAATGTGGAACCAGCTAACGAGGAAAATAAGGAAGAAAAGGTGTTTACCGAGAAAGGTAGTATGtatgattattttaaaaataaaatggccaACATAAGTAATTCAGGAAGTAAGTTATCTAAGAATAATAAAGATGACGAAGAAATAATGGATCACTGCTTCCAAGGATTTTCCAATTCAAATTCAAGCCCACAAGATTCTGACGAAAAAGAATCTCAAAGCTCAAATAAACATGCTGTTTTCTCCTTTTATCCTCAAATTAATGTTTCTGTAAATCAAAATGATGCTTCATCAAACGGCCACTTAGAAGAATCACAAAAcagcaaaaagaaaaagaagtcAAAACAAAAGGCTATCACAGAAGCACCTAGTGATCAAGAGTTACCAGAGGGGAATGATTCAaataagaagaaaaagaaaaaatctaagAAAAGAAGTCAAGAAGAGTTTGTTGAACAGGAAGAAGAGCAAATcgttaaaaagaaaaagaagaaagaaaaagcACCTGAAGAACCTGTGCTAGAGCATGCTGATGAGCCTACAGAAGTcacacataaaaaaaagaaaaagaaaaataaaaaaaatgatttataa